The Actinomycetota bacterium region AGCGGCGGCGCCGCGGGACGGCTGACCTCGACCAGCACGCCGAGCGTGCGGCACGCGGCGAGGTACTCGTCGTGCAGCCCGCTGGCCTGCGCGTCGAAGTCGTGTGCAGCCCACTGCTCGTACGCCGTCAGCAGCGACGCGACGGCGGCGGCCAGCAGCTGTTCCCGCGGCAGCGGGCTGGCGCCGGCCAGGACCAGGGACGTGGCGGCGGGCACCGGCAACTCGTCGGCGCGCAGGTCGACGTTGATCCCGACACCGAGCACCGCCGCCACCGCCTCGGGCTCCGGCGCGGGCAACGCCTCGCAGAGGATGCCGCCGAGCTTGCGTTGCTGCCCGTCCTGTTCGACCACGAGATCGTTCGGCCATTTCAGGCCGACGTCCACCGCCGTCTCGGCCCGGACGGCGGCGGCGACCGCGACCCCGGTCAGCAGCGGCAGCCAGCTCCACGCCCGGGCCGGCAGCCCGGCAGGTCGCACCACCACGGAGAACAGCAGCCCCGAGGACGGTGGGCTGTCCCATCGCCGGTCCAGCCGGCCTCGGCCGGCCGCCTGATGGTCGGCAGCCACAACGGTGCCGGCAGCCGCGCCCGACCGGGCCGCCGCGGCGGCCTCGGTGTTGGTGGACCCGGTGCTGGCTAGCAGCCTCACCGGGATTCCGGCCCGATCCCGTGCGGCGAGCGCCTGACGCAGCGCCGTGGCGTCCAGGGGCGACCGGGGTGGCGGGGGCACGTCGCTAAGGTACGACCGACCGTCGAGAGGATGTCTGATGAGCGCGACCGCGCCCGATCCCACCGCACCGGATCCGCACAGCACCCGGGGCAAACTCGCCGAGCTGGACCGGCGACGCGACGAGGCGCAGGGTCGCCGCCAGGCGGCGATCGACAAGCAGCACGCGCGCGGCAAGCAGACGGCGATGGAGCGCATCCTCGCGCTGCTCGACGAGGGGTCCTTCCAGCAACTCGACGGCCTCGCCCGGCACCGGTCGTATGCCTTCGGGCAGGAGAAGAACCGGCCGTACGGCGACGGCGTGGTCACCGGCTACGGCACCATCGACGGCCGCCCGGTGTGCGTGTTCGCGCAGGACTTCACCGTGTTCGGCGGCTCACTCGGCGAGGTCTTCGGCGAGAAGATCGTCAAGGTCATGGACCTGGCGATGAAGACAGGCTGCCCGGTGATCGGCATCAACGACTCCGGCGGCGCCCGCATCCAGGAGGGCGTGGTCTCCCTCGGCCTGTACGGCGAGATCTTCCACCGCAACGTCCTGGCGTCCGGCGTCGTCCCGCAGATCTCGCTGATCATGGGTCCGTGCGCCGGGGGGGCGGTCTACTCGCCGGCGATCACCGACTTCGTCGTCATGGTCGACCAGACCTCCCACATGTTCATCACCGGTCCGGACGTCATCAAGACCGTCACCGGTGAGGACGTCGGATTCGAGGAACTCGGTGGCGCCCGGGCGCACAACACCCGTTCCGGCGTGGCGCACTACATGGGTCACGACGAGGCCGACGCGCTGGACTACGTGCGGGCGCTGCTGTCGTACCTGCCGAGCAACAACCTCGAACAGCCCCCGACGGTCGCTACCGCAGTCGATCTCGAGATCACCGACCACGACCGCGAACTGGACACCCTCGTCCCGGATTCGCCCAACCAGCCGTACGACATGCACAAGGTCATCGAGCATGTCTTGGACGAGGACGAGTTCCTCGAGGTGCAGCCGCTGTTCGCGCCCAACATCATCTGCGGGTTCGGTCGCGTCGAGGGCCGACCGGTCGGCGTCGTGGCCAACCAGCCCATGCAGTTCGCCGGCACCCTGGACATCGAGGCGTCGGAGAAGGCGGCGCGCTTCGTGCGCACCTGCGACGCGTTCAACCTCCCGGTCCTGACGTTCGTCGACGTACCGGGCTTCCTCCCCGGCACGTCCCAGGAGTGGAACGGGATCATCCGCCGCGGCGCCAAGCTGATCTACGCGTACGCCGAGGCGACCGTCCCCCTCGTCACGGTGATCACCAGGAAGGCGTACGGCGGCGCGTACGACGTCATGGGCTCCAAGCACTTGGGCGCCGACGTCAACCTCGCCTGGCCCACAGCGCAGATCGCGGTCATGGGGGCTCAGGGTGCGGTGAACATCCTCTACCGCAAGGAGATCGCCGAGGCGGCCGACAAGGAAGCGGCCCGGGCTCGGCTGATCACCGAGTATGAGGACCACCTGGCCAATCCCTACATCGCCGCCGAGCGCGGCTACGTCGACCGGGTGATCCATCCCCGGGAGACCCGCACGTCGATCATCCGCGCGCTGCGCACCCTGGCCACCAAGCGGGCGAACCTGCCGCCGAAGAAGCACGGGAACATCCCCCTATGAGCAGCGGAGACGAGCCGGGCCGGCCGGTGCTGCGGCTGGTCCGGGGGTCCGCGACGCCGGAGGAGATCGCCGCGCTCGTCGCGGTCGTGACGGCCGCCGCCCGCGCCCCGCAGCCCGAACCGGCAGCACCGGCCTCCCAGTGGGCGTCGCCGTGGCGCCAGGTGCGCAGGCCACTGCAGGTGGGACCTGCCGGCTGGTGGGCATCCACGCTGCCGAGGTGACGGGTCGCGGCGAGGCGTCCGTGCTTGTCCTCGCGAGCGCGTCACCGGCGCGTCTGGCCGTGCTTCGCGCGGCCGGGCTCGACCCGCTGGTCCGGGTGAGTTCCGTCGACGAGGCCGCGGTAACCGCGGCCGCCGATGCCGCCGTACGGCGTGACCCGCGCCGCTTGGTCGCCGTCCTCGCCGCCGCGAAAGCCGACGACGTGGCCGCGAGCGGCGCCGCCGATCCTGCGCTGGCCGGCAGTCTCGTCCTGGGCTGCGACTCCATGCTCGACCTCGCCGGCACGGCCTACGGCAAACCGGCGACTGCTCGCCTCGCGATCGAACGGTGGCGCGCGATGCGCGGCCAGCGCGGGCTGCTGCACACCGGGCACGCGCTGATCGACGTCGAGTCCGGTCGGCGGCGGGACGCCGTACGGTCGACCGTCGTCCGGTTCGGCTCCCCCGGTGATGACGAGATCGCGGCGTACGTCGCCTCCGAGGAGCCCTTGGCCGTCGCCGGCGCGTTCACCCTGGACGGCCTCGGCGCCGCGTTCATCGACGGCATCGACGGCGACCCGTCGAACGTGCTGGGCGTGTCCGTTCCATTGTTGCGCAGCATGTTTGCCGACCTGGGCCGCTCCTGGACCGCGGGCTGGCCCCGCCGATCGGCGTAACCGAGTCCGCGCAACTACCCGGTCAGTGACGAGGCAGTCAGCGGTGGCGGCCCGGCCGCAGCCGCGACACCGCCAGCAACACGGCACCGGCCACCAGCAGCGTGCCGGCCAGCAGTCCGGCGCCGAGTGCGCCGGAGCCACCGGTCTGCGGCAGCACCCCACCGGCCGCGGTCTGCGCGCCGCTCGGGGTCGCTGCCGCGCCCGACGTCTCACCTGAGGTCGGCACGACCGCTGGTGACGAGGACGTGGTCGGCACCACTGTGGCCGGCGCGGTCGTGGCCGGGGCGACCGGCGTGGCGGTGGTCGTGGTGCCCGAGGGAGTCGGCGTCGCCGTGCTCGTCGTCGCACTGGGAGTGGGGGTGGACGTGGCGGTCGGCGACGGTGTCGTGGCGGTCGGCGTGGGAGTCGGGCTCGGCTTTGGGCAGCACGTGCCCGACAGCGGCACGCTGCCGACGCTGCTGCCGGTGTGACCATCCGGCCACGCGGCGGAGACCGTGAGGGTGGCGACCTTCGACGTGCCCGGGACGGCGGTCTGCAGCACGGTGATAGTCGGGTACGTCGAACCCGTGGCGGCGGGGACCGGCGTGGCGGTGGCCGCGCTGCTGCCGATCCCGCTGAGCGTCGTCCCGCCCGGCGAGACACCCGTCGCCCAGACCGTGCCGGGCAGCGACCGGTGATTGGCCAGCGTCCAGGTCACGACATACGTACCCATGGTCTCGTCGCAGCTCGCGGTCCCGGAGATCGTGCCGCCGGCCGAGGCCGGCCCGGCCGTGAGCGCGACCGCGCCGACGGCGAGCAGCGGCGTAGCGAGCAAGGCGAGCCGACGAGCGGTGATGATGGTGGCCATGGATCCCGTCCTGACGTCATACCGGGGGGTGGGCGCAGGAACCGGTCCGCCGACGAGGGAAGGTCACCAGCAGGCGATGCCTGCGAGCGACCGAAGCCGACCCGGTCACGCACCAGCGAGGTTAAGCCCACGCTGTGCGACCACCCGTGACCCGTTCGGCGTGTCCGTCAATCACGCCGAGTATCGGACGAGATCGGGACGGCCCCCTCACGCGTCCACAACCACGATGAGCCGCTCCAACCGGAGCGGCTCATCGTGGGTCCTTGCACAGGCTCGCGTCAGCTGTGACGTCCCCCGGGCCGGCGAGCTGCCACCACGAGGCCGGCGCCGCCCAACAGCGCCCCGGCACCGATCAGCCCGACGGCGAGCGTCCCGGCCGAACCACCGGTCCGCGGCAGGGTGCCGGCGGCAGGTGTCGTCGTCGCCGGTGCCTCGGTCTGCGTGTCGGACGCGGCCGGCGTCGACTTCTTCGTCGGCGACGAGGTCGGGGACGTGGTCGAGGCGGTCGGCGTCGGCGTGATCACCGGTGCCACCGGCTGCGACGACGTCGGCGTCGGAGTCGGCGTGGTCGGCGTCGGGGTCGGCGTCACCTTGGTGCACGGCGTACCGGGCAGGGCGATGTCGCGCGACTCCGTACCCGACGGCGCGCCGTTGGGCCCGATCTCGTAGTCGATGGTGATCCCGGCCGAGGTCGACGTCCCGGGAATCCCGGACTGGACCAGCACGACCGAGCCGTCGCCGGGCGCCGTGGCGTGACCCGGGTTGATCGAGCCGCCGCCACGGACCGCGACCACGTCGCCCTGTCGGGCGACGTTCATGTCGTTGGTCAACGTCCAGGTGACGGTGTAGGTGCCGTCGGAGGTCACACACTCGGCGACGCCGGTGATGTCCCCTCGGTAGGCGAAGGCCGGCGCGGCGCTCAACGCGACGAAGGCGCCGGTCCCGACGAGGCCGGCGGCGACCGCGAAGATCGCGCGGCGGCTTGTCCTGCTGGTGGTCATCACTGGCTCCCTGAAGCTCGTGCGCTGGCGTCGCGTCCTCCGTGAGGAGGCATCCCGTGGTCCTGACCGCCCCGAGACCCCCACGACGACTGTTCGCGACCACGGTAGAGGTCACTGTCAGTCAGCAGAACCACGAGATCACTCGTCCTGCCGTCGGACGAACGTACGACTCAGCTGTCCCAATGGCCCAATGCACAACACAGCGTGAGCAGCAGTGTGACGGATCGCACCGCCGTACTGCTCCAGCCGGTCCGCCGGCGGTGGCCTGGCGCGGCGACGCCGTCCACCCGACATGACCGACCCGACACGATGCCGAAGCGCCCCGGATCCCTTCGGCGGCCCCCGCGTCGCTACAGTCACCCGGGGCCTGGCGGCGGTCCAGCGCCCGGATTCGACCCTGGCGCGAGCCGTCGCGCCAAGAGGAGCTCACGTGCAGAAGGTGCTCATCGCCAACCGCGGCGAGATCGCGATCCGGGTGGCGCGCGCGTGCCGCGACGCCGGTCTGGCCTCCGTCGCGGTGTATGCCGACCCGGACCGCGACGCGCAGCACGTCCGTGCCGCCGACGAGGCCTACGCCCTCGGCGGCGGGACCGCAGCCGAGAGCTACCTGGTCATCGACAAGCTCATCGACGTGGCCCGCCGCTCCGGCGCCGACGCCGTGCACCCCGGCTACGGCTTCCTGTCGGAGAACGCCGACTTCGCCCAGGCGGTCATCGACGCCGGGCTGACCTGGATCGGCCCGCCGCCGCAGGCCATCCGCGACCTCGGCGACAAGGTGTCGGCGCGCCACATCGCCACCCGCGCCGGCGCCCCGCAGGTGCAAGGAACCGCCGACCCGGTCAAAGACGCCGACGAGATCGTCGCCTTCGCCACCGAATACGGCCTTCCCATCGCGATCAAGGCGGCGTTCGGCGGCGGCGGCCGCGGCCTCAAGGTCGCGCGCACCATCGAGGAGATTCCCGAACTCTTCGACTCCGCCGTACGGGAGGCGGTCGCAGCGTTCGGCCGCGGCGAGTGTTTCGTCGAGCGGTATCTCGACCGTCCCCGTCACGTCGAGACCCAGGTGCTGGCCGACAGCCACGGCAACGTCGTGGTGGTGTCCACCCGCGACTGCTCCTTGCAGCGCCGGCACCAGAAGCTGGTCGAGGAGGCGCCCGCGCCGTTCCTGTCCGAGGCGCAGATCGCGGAGCTGTACCGCGCGTCCAAGGCCATCATTCGCGAGGCCGGCTATGTCGGCGCCGGCACGTGCGAGTTCCTGGTCGGGCAGGACGGCACGATCTCCTTCCTCGAGGTCAACACCCGGCTGCAGGTGGAACACCCGGTCAGCGAAGAGGTCGCCGGGATCGACCTGGTGCGCGAACAGTTCCGGATCGCCGCCGGCGAGCCGCTGGGGTACGACGATCCGCCGTTGCGGGGCCACTCCATCGAGTTCCGGATCAACGGCGAGGACCCCGGGCGCAACTTCCTGCCGGCTCCCGGAGTGCTCACGGTGTGGCGGGCGCCCAGCGGGCCCGGCGTACGGCTGGACGGCGGTTTCGTCGAGGGCGACGAGATCGGCGGCAACTTCGACTCGTTGCTGGCCAAGCTGATCGTCACCGGGGCCGACCGCAACCAGGCGCTGGCGCGGTCGCGCCGAGCCCTCGCGGAGTTCGAGGTCGACGGCATCGCGACCGCCATCCCGTTCCATCGCGCGGTCGTCGCCGACCCGGCGTTCGCGCCGCCGCCCGGCGTCCCGTTCTCGGTGCACACCCGCTGGATCGAGACCGAGTTCGACAACACGATCCCGCCGTACTCCGGCGCGGCCGTCGACTCCGACGAGGCCGCTGGCCGGCAGACCGTCGTGGTGGAGGTGGGCGGCAAGCGCCTCGAGGTGACCTTGCCGGCGAGCCTGGCCGTGGACACCGCGGCGCCGGCAGCCAAGACCGGTACCCGGCGCGGCGGGCGCAAGGCGGCCGGCGGCGCCTCGGGCGACGCCGTCGCCGCGCCGATGCAGGGCACGATCGTCAAGGTCGCGGTATCCGAGGGCCAGGCGGTCGAGGCCGGCGAGCTGCTGGTGATCCTGGAGGCCATGAAGATGGAGCAGCCGCTGAACGCCCACAAGGCCGGAGTCGTCAGCGGGCTGGCGGCCGAGGTCGGCGCCACGGTGACGACCGGCGCGGTGCTGCTGGAACTCAAGGACGCCTGAGGTACGCCGTTCCCCGGGCAGCCCGGTGCGGGGCCGCTCGGGCTAACGTGGACGGCGTGACCGTCCCGAGATCCACGTCCCGCCCGCCGCTGCCGGCAGGTCGCTACCGTGCTCGCCGGCGATTCGTGCTGCCCCGCTGGGCATTGCTGCTGGCCGTCCTGGCGGCACTGCTGCCGCTCGGCGGCGTCGCCGCCGCGACGACCACCGCCCCGAAACTCGACGCCGTGGTCGCGGCCCTGCGGGCCGATCCGGTCTACAACGATCCCGCTGCGCCGCAAGCACTCAGCCCGGCCGAGGCGAACCAGCTGCGCGATCAGATTCGGGCCTCCGGCGAGCCGATCCGGATCGCCGTGCTGCCGCAGTCGGTCGCGGCCGCCGCCGGCA contains the following coding sequences:
- a CDS encoding biotin--[acetyl-CoA-carboxylase] ligase is translated as MPPPPRSPLDATALRQALAARDRAGIPVRLLASTGSTNTEAAAAARSGAAAGTVVAADHQAAGRGRLDRRWDSPPSSGLLFSVVVRPAGLPARAWSWLPLLTGVAVAAAVRAETAVDVGLKWPNDLVVEQDGQQRKLGGILCEALPAPEPEAVAAVLGVGINVDLRADELPVPAATSLVLAGASPLPREQLLAAAVASLLTAYEQWAAHDFDAQASGLHDEYLAACRTLGVLVEVSRPAAPPLRGRAVGLDRDGSLLVDSAGSTVVVAAGDVVHLRAD
- a CDS encoding acyl-CoA carboxylase subunit beta, which translates into the protein MSATAPDPTAPDPHSTRGKLAELDRRRDEAQGRRQAAIDKQHARGKQTAMERILALLDEGSFQQLDGLARHRSYAFGQEKNRPYGDGVVTGYGTIDGRPVCVFAQDFTVFGGSLGEVFGEKIVKVMDLAMKTGCPVIGINDSGGARIQEGVVSLGLYGEIFHRNVLASGVVPQISLIMGPCAGGAVYSPAITDFVVMVDQTSHMFITGPDVIKTVTGEDVGFEELGGARAHNTRSGVAHYMGHDEADALDYVRALLSYLPSNNLEQPPTVATAVDLEITDHDRELDTLVPDSPNQPYDMHKVIEHVLDEDEFLEVQPLFAPNIICGFGRVEGRPVGVVANQPMQFAGTLDIEASEKAARFVRTCDAFNLPVLTFVDVPGFLPGTSQEWNGIIRRGAKLIYAYAEATVPLVTVITRKAYGGAYDVMGSKHLGADVNLAWPTAQIAVMGAQGAVNILYRKEIAEAADKEAARARLITEYEDHLANPYIAAERGYVDRVIHPRETRTSIIRALRTLATKRANLPPKKHGNIPL
- a CDS encoding acyl-CoA carboxylase subunit epsilon; the encoded protein is MSSGDEPGRPVLRLVRGSATPEEIAALVAVVTAAARAPQPEPAAPASQWASPWRQVRRPLQVGPAGWWASTLPR
- a CDS encoding septum formation inhibitor Maf, which produces MLVLASASPARLAVLRAAGLDPLVRVSSVDEAAVTAAADAAVRRDPRRLVAVLAAAKADDVAASGAADPALAGSLVLGCDSMLDLAGTAYGKPATARLAIERWRAMRGQRGLLHTGHALIDVESGRRRDAVRSTVVRFGSPGDDEIAAYVASEEPLAVAGAFTLDGLGAAFIDGIDGDPSNVLGVSVPLLRSMFADLGRSWTAGWPRRSA
- a CDS encoding LPXTG cell wall anchor domain-containing protein: MTTSRTSRRAIFAVAAGLVGTGAFVALSAAPAFAYRGDITGVAECVTSDGTYTVTWTLTNDMNVARQGDVVAVRGGGSINPGHATAPGDGSVVLVQSGIPGTSTSAGITIDYEIGPNGAPSGTESRDIALPGTPCTKVTPTPTPTTPTPTPTSSQPVAPVITPTPTASTTSPTSSPTKKSTPAASDTQTEAPATTTPAAGTLPRTGGSAGTLAVGLIGAGALLGGAGLVVAARRPGGRHS
- a CDS encoding biotin/lipoyl-binding protein; protein product: MQKVLIANRGEIAIRVARACRDAGLASVAVYADPDRDAQHVRAADEAYALGGGTAAESYLVIDKLIDVARRSGADAVHPGYGFLSENADFAQAVIDAGLTWIGPPPQAIRDLGDKVSARHIATRAGAPQVQGTADPVKDADEIVAFATEYGLPIAIKAAFGGGGRGLKVARTIEEIPELFDSAVREAVAAFGRGECFVERYLDRPRHVETQVLADSHGNVVVVSTRDCSLQRRHQKLVEEAPAPFLSEAQIAELYRASKAIIREAGYVGAGTCEFLVGQDGTISFLEVNTRLQVEHPVSEEVAGIDLVREQFRIAAGEPLGYDDPPLRGHSIEFRINGEDPGRNFLPAPGVLTVWRAPSGPGVRLDGGFVEGDEIGGNFDSLLAKLIVTGADRNQALARSRRALAEFEVDGIATAIPFHRAVVADPAFAPPPGVPFSVHTRWIETEFDNTIPPYSGAAVDSDEAAGRQTVVVEVGGKRLEVTLPASLAVDTAAPAAKTGTRRGGRKAAGGASGDAVAAPMQGTIVKVAVSEGQAVEAGELLVILEAMKMEQPLNAHKAGVVSGLAAEVGATVTTGAVLLELKDA